A window from Synergistaceae bacterium encodes these proteins:
- a CDS encoding UDP-N-acetylglucosamine--N-acetylmuramyl-(pentapeptide) pyrophosphoryl-undecaprenol N-acetylglucosamine transferase yields the protein MKRILIASGGTGGHIFPAIVFGKSLQEKGDSVSWLCGSRKLESDIYHSAGIDPVILPLAGSPMGTKSPAKIIGRIADVFKSVSMTAKYIREFRPDEIYLFGGYISFAPLIVAKLKGIPVTLHEQNTVAGRVARIAAKMGARIITGWPVCEGIKSFTYTGTPAREPVRIPRDEALRLLGVNVREGAKIVGVAGGSLGSGPLSEILMRAAKLCPEFEFIFLSAKERHDDGNKHFIPPQWDMNPFYSVCDVLVCRSGGSTLAEVMKWKMPAVTVPWPGAMDNHQAKNAAEFVKLSVNGRIFDETDSPEKLAVILRDILR from the coding sequence GGGCATATATTCCCGGCGATAGTGTTCGGGAAAAGCCTTCAGGAAAAGGGCGACTCTGTGTCGTGGCTCTGCGGTTCCCGGAAACTTGAGTCGGATATATATCACTCAGCAGGGATTGACCCCGTAATACTCCCCCTTGCCGGGTCTCCAATGGGAACGAAATCACCCGCGAAAATCATCGGGCGTATTGCTGATGTCTTCAAGTCCGTATCAATGACCGCGAAATACATTAGGGAGTTCAGGCCGGACGAAATATATTTGTTCGGGGGATATATATCGTTCGCCCCGCTGATAGTCGCAAAGCTGAAGGGAATCCCCGTAACGCTCCACGAACAGAACACAGTAGCAGGAAGAGTCGCGAGAATCGCCGCGAAAATGGGTGCGCGAATCATTACGGGCTGGCCTGTCTGCGAGGGGATAAAGTCATTCACGTACACCGGGACTCCTGCGCGTGAGCCTGTGAGGATTCCGCGTGATGAGGCATTGAGACTACTGGGCGTAAATGTCCGTGAGGGTGCGAAAATTGTCGGCGTTGCGGGGGGGTCATTAGGGAGCGGGCCTTTAAGCGAAATATTAATGAGAGCCGCAAAATTATGCCCGGAGTTTGAGTTCATATTCCTGTCAGCAAAAGAAAGACACGATGACGGGAACAAGCATTTTATCCCGCCGCAGTGGGACATGAATCCGTTCTACTCTGTGTGCGATGTCCTTGTGTGCCGGTCAGGAGGCTCAACCCTCGCTGAGGTCATGAAGTGGAAAATGCCTGCGGTAACAGTGCCTTGGCCGGGAGCTATGGACAATCACCAAGCCAAAAACGCCGCGGAGTTCGTGAAACTTTCGGTGAACGGGCGAATATTTGACGAGACAGACAGCCCGGAGAAACTAGCGGTAATACTCCGGGACATTCTGCGATAA